The Pochonia chlamydosporia 170 chromosome 1, whole genome shotgun sequence genome window below encodes:
- a CDS encoding impact (similar to Cordyceps militaris CM01 XP_006669705.1) produces MSGHGDLQELLRMFTSRKVPMIAAMGHVKALQSKNLRSIEQIAEAPASAVESAISDAKLAKSFHTACKTHGKKATKRAAEEPTSPNAKKPRLEPHKRDLDYSSMSAEELESSLSLPLVEDEEVIRRTTVVTNRAPLVLAFAVELLRFTMPEQPPSSRLSLSQAVVSANSRSKAISIGIEKVPPGGEEQIPEGQPKVKVLGREIPVLKRGGYTWKSDEQGEGTGVADETSKQESSSGQQQKTWTASQKLTSKGSTFVAHAASLSSPSLRASLMKGLMADKPELETATHNAWAVRSSYGNSPLVQEASFDDGESGCGKFLLQVMREADVTNTVVVLTRWYGGIMLGPDRWRLMRESVNDALSSRRRTSSLAGEALWGLDFENKKPSLTTVGMPIHRPEGARNYLLRSFATASVDGGGSEGKKTLAAVNEEKQENLGRLLGALRLLYRSWAGVLRRDELDRRAWSWYVSVRPDVESGPSGWGAKGHLNLGKILDLRREEGSGGEKAAGT; encoded by the exons ATGTCTGGGCACGGCGATTTGCAGGAGCTGCTGCGGATGTTCACTTCACGCAAGGTTCCCATGATCGCAGCCATGGGCCACGTCAAGGCACTCCAATCTAAGAATCTACGAAG CATTGAACAAATTGCCGAGGCTCCAGCGTCTGCAGTAGAATCCGCCATCTCAGACGCCAAACTCGCCAAGTCATTTCACACGGCGTGCAAAACGCACGGCAAGAAGGCAACCAAGCGTGCTGCTGAAGAGCCAACCTCGCCCAACGCCAAGAAACCTAGACTGGAGCCTCATAAGCGGGATTTGGACTATAGTTCCATGAGCGCAGAGGAACTTGAAAGTTCGCTGAGTTTGCCGCTCgtggaggatgaggaggtcATTCGACGGACGACAGTTGTGACGAATAGAGCGCCCCTTGTGCTTGCGTTTGCGGTGGAATTGCTGCGCTTTACTATGCCGGAACAGCCGCCGAGTAGCAGGCTGAGCTTAAGTCAGGCGGTTGTTAGTGCGAATTCGAGATCAAAGGCCATTAGTATTGGGATTGAGAAGGTACCGCCGGGGGGAGAGGAGCAGATTCCAGAGGGGCAGCCAAAGGTCAAGGTTTTGGGGCGAGAGATCCCAGTCTTGAAACGGGGTGGGTATACGTGGAAGTCGGACGAACAAGGTGAAGGCACAGGTGTAGCAGATGAGACGAGCAAACAAGAGTCATCGTCtgggcagcagcagaagaCGTGGACGGCCAGCCAGAAGCTAACATCCAAGGGATCGACGTTTGTAGCTCACGCCGCGAGTTTATCGTCACCTTCACTGCGGGCGAGTTTGATGAAGGGTCTAATGGCAGATAAACCCGAGTTGGAAACTGCTACACACAATGCGTGGGCCGTACGATCCAGTTATGGTAACTCTCCTCTGGTACAAGAAGCCTCATTCGATGATGGAGAGTCCGGGTGTGGAAAATTCCTGCTACAGGTTATGCGAGAAGCAGACGTTACGAATACAGTCGTTGTGCTGACGAGGTGGTACGGCGGCATCATGCTTGGCCCGGATCGATGGCGCCTGATGAGAGAGAGTGTCAATGATGCTCTGTCGTCTCGTCGTCGAACATCTTCGCTGGCAGGGGAAGCGCTGTGGGGGCTGGACTTTGAGAACAAGAAGCCGTCTCTGACGACCGTGGGGATGCCTATTCACCGCCCTGAAGGCGCGAGGAACTACCTTCTTCGGAGTTTTGCCACGGCCTCGGTTGACGGTGGTGGGAGTGAGGGCAAGAAGACGCTGGCGGCGGTGAAtgaggagaagcaggagAATCTGGGGCGGTTGCTCGGGGCGTTAAGGTTGTTGTATAGGAGCTGGGCGGGTGTTTTGCGGAGGGATGAACTTGATCGTAGGGCTTGGAGCTGGTACGTTTCTGTTCGGCCGGATGTGGAATCTGGGCCGTCAGGTTGGGGCGCCAAGGGGCATTTGAATCTGGGTAAGATTCTGGActtgaggagggaggagggTTCTGGAGGCGAGAAGGCTGCTGGAACATGA
- a CDS encoding cell division control protein 2 (similar to Chaetomium globosum CBS 148.51 XP_001227218.1) codes for MENYQKLEKVGTYGVVYKARDLANNGRIVALKKIRLEAEDEGVPSTAIREISLLKELKDPNIVRLFNIVHSDGHKLYLVFEFLDLDLKRYMEALPVSDGGRGKALPEGSSSTVMSLGLTDVVVRKFMMQLCDGIKFCHSRRVLHRDLKPQNLLIDKEGNLKLADFGLARAFGVPLRTYTHEVVTLWYRAPEILLGGRQYSTGVDMWSVGCIFAEMCTRKPLFPGDSEIDEIFKIFRALGTPDEEVWPGVTSYPDFKSSFPKWKRDYRQSLCQNLDEKGLELLEMMLVYDPAGRISAKQACNHPYFEDYLAEQQEEVGRMNGYYN; via the exons ATGGAGAACTACCAAAAGTTGGAAAAGGTCG GCACATACGGTGTTGTCTACAAAGCGCGAGACCTTGCCAATAATGGCCGCATTGTCGCCCTGAAAAAGATTCGGCTCGAAGCAGAAGACGAAGGTGTCCCCAGCACCGCCATCCGGGAAATCTCTCTCCTGAAAGAGTTAAAAGACCCCAATATTGTCCGACTATTCAACATTGTTCACTCGGATGGCCACAAACTCTACCTTGTCTTTGAGTTTCTAGACCTAGATCTGAAGCGATATATGGAGGCGCTGCCTGTCAGCGACGGTGGACGTGGAAAAGCCCTCCCCGAGGGATCTTCATCGACCGTTATGTCGCTGGGCCTTACCGACGTGGTGGTCCGGAAGTTTATGATGCAGCTGTGCGACGGAATCAAGTTTTGTCATTCCCGACGAGTGCTTCACCGTGATCTGAAGCCGCAGAACTTGCTCATTGACAAGGAGGGTAACTTGAAGCTGGCTGATTTCGGTCTCGCCCGTGCTTTTGGTGTGCCTTTGCGGACGTATACACATGAAGTGGTGACGCTGTGGTATCGAGCTCCCGAGATTCTTCTCGGTGGACGACAGTACTCGACTGGTGTGGACATGTGGTCGGTTGGCTGCATCTTTGCCGAAATGTGTACACGCAAGCCCTTGTTCCCTGGTGACTCTGAGATTGACGAGATTTTCAAGATTTTCCG AGCACTTGGCACTCCGGATGAAGAAGTTTGGCCCGGCGTCACTTCATACCCTGATTTCAAGTCATCATTCCCCAAGTGGAAGAGAGACTATAGACAATCACTGTGCCAAAACCTCGACGAAAAGGGTTTGGAACTTCTCGAAATGATGCTCGTATACGATCCTGCCGGCCGAATCTCTGCCAAGCAGGCGTGCAACCACCCTTACTTCGAAGACTACCTCGCTGAGCAGCAGGAAGAAGTTGGGCGTATGAATGGCTACTACAATTAG